A section of the Candidatus Tanganyikabacteria bacterium genome encodes:
- a CDS encoding LysM peptidoglycan-binding domain-containing protein yields the protein MARTALARNHPLTRADDSIFLELEWLQLMADDGAVAGDFAQVLRRSRMWRLVHPRPRRFPSQAVAIVATAALFPRIALAEAPAVAATATLAAETQVTVSVMDAKTHKPVAGAILRSKASGERKGVTDSLGRVRVPVDAIKGQDLVVEKPGYRPLQVVASRARPGSAVFVGIVPTGEPVAAVATAKPTPEAHAAAPTPRPKPTPRPEVWQERGTPRPTPAFEEDEPTPEPEHEATPAPAPRAKSTPAPKVVRKPGRKRVRTVRVAARTAPDMAARHGGRYRVLPGDTLWSIAHKEYGNAYFWSALYVANRRKVRDPDLIYPGQWLNLPDGHLARGKGHLAARTARVTVRRGDSLWELAGHHLGDPYKWTDIYRLNRGVISDPRVILPGQVLRLPTV from the coding sequence ATGGCCCGCACGGCACTGGCTCGCAACCATCCCTTAACCAGGGCGGACGATTCGATCTTCCTCGAGCTGGAGTGGCTCCAGCTCATGGCGGACGATGGCGCCGTCGCCGGCGACTTCGCGCAGGTCCTGCGCCGCAGTCGCATGTGGCGCCTGGTGCATCCCCGCCCGCGGCGCTTCCCCAGCCAGGCGGTGGCCATCGTCGCCACGGCGGCCCTCTTCCCGCGCATTGCCCTGGCCGAGGCGCCGGCCGTGGCCGCCACCGCCACGCTGGCCGCCGAGACCCAGGTGACGGTCAGCGTCATGGACGCCAAGACGCACAAGCCGGTGGCCGGAGCCATTCTGCGCTCCAAGGCCTCGGGCGAGCGCAAGGGCGTCACCGACAGCCTGGGCCGGGTCAGGGTGCCTGTCGACGCCATCAAGGGCCAGGATCTGGTCGTGGAGAAGCCGGGCTATCGGCCCCTGCAGGTCGTCGCCAGCCGGGCGCGGCCGGGTTCGGCGGTGTTCGTGGGCATCGTGCCCACCGGTGAGCCGGTCGCCGCCGTTGCGACGGCCAAGCCCACGCCCGAGGCCCATGCGGCGGCCCCCACGCCGCGGCCCAAGCCCACACCCCGGCCGGAAGTGTGGCAGGAGCGCGGCACGCCGCGTCCCACGCCGGCCTTCGAGGAAGACGAGCCTACGCCGGAGCCCGAGCACGAGGCGACGCCCGCACCGGCTCCCCGGGCCAAGAGCACGCCCGCGCCCAAGGTGGTCCGCAAGCCCGGCCGCAAGCGCGTTCGGACGGTCCGCGTGGCGGCGCGCACGGCGCCCGATATGGCGGCGCGCCACGGCGGCCGCTACCGGGTGCTGCCGGGCGACACGCTCTGGAGCATCGCCCACAAGGAGTACGGCAACGCCTACTTCTGGTCGGCCCTGTACGTGGCAAACCGGCGAAAGGTGCGCGATCCGGACCTGATTTACCCGGGCCAGTGGCTCAACCTCCCAGACGGGCATCTCGCCCGCGGCAAGGGGCACCTGGCCGCGAGGACGGCGCGGGTGACGGTGCGCCGCGGCGACAGCCTCTGGGAACTGGCCGGCCACCACCTCGGCGATCCCTACAAGTGGACCGACATCTACCGCCTCAACCGCGGAGTGATATCCGATCCGCGAGTGATTCTGCCCGGCCAGGTGCTGCGGCTGCCCACCGTCTAG